In Carnobacterium sp. CP1, the following are encoded in one genomic region:
- a CDS encoding ABC transporter ATP-binding protein gives MKPIIEVKNYTKKYGDFTAVDNVSFEVEEGSVFAFLGPNGAGKSTTINTLCTMMEKTSGTLLIDGKDVSKEKDEVRKAIGVVFQSQTLDEKMTISENLNMHCVFYSIPKKEVKDRIHFVLELVDLLDWKDKNVSSLSGGMKRRVEIARALLHYPKVLFLDEPTTGLDPQTRNRMWEYITKLQKEKNITIFLTTHYMDEAEICDHVAIMDDGKIMVDDTPENLKQQYTKDKATLHVSSPEKFEEALTKEHVGYQREKETFYVDVDAANIQTFLDFIQPFKNEIQDLEIKKGTLNDVFLKITGKAIREETSE, from the coding sequence ATGAAACCGATTATTGAAGTTAAAAACTATACCAAGAAGTATGGCGACTTTACAGCAGTGGATAACGTTTCTTTTGAAGTAGAAGAAGGCAGTGTTTTTGCCTTTCTTGGTCCAAATGGAGCGGGAAAAAGCACGACTATCAACACACTGTGTACAATGATGGAAAAAACATCAGGAACGTTGCTGATTGACGGCAAAGATGTCTCAAAAGAAAAAGATGAAGTACGCAAAGCGATTGGAGTCGTTTTCCAATCACAAACATTAGACGAGAAAATGACTATTTCCGAGAATTTGAATATGCATTGTGTTTTTTATAGTATTCCTAAAAAAGAAGTGAAAGACAGAATTCATTTTGTACTAGAGCTTGTGGACCTGCTTGATTGGAAAGACAAAAACGTCTCTAGTCTGTCAGGTGGAATGAAGCGGCGGGTTGAAATCGCTCGTGCTTTGTTACATTATCCAAAAGTGTTGTTTCTAGATGAACCAACGACCGGATTAGATCCTCAGACGCGTAACCGCATGTGGGAGTATATTACAAAACTTCAGAAAGAAAAAAACATTACAATATTTCTGACCACCCATTATATGGACGAAGCTGAAATTTGCGACCATGTGGCGATTATGGATGATGGAAAAATTATGGTGGACGATACTCCTGAAAACTTAAAACAGCAGTATACAAAAGATAAAGCGACTTTGCATGTAAGCAGTCCGGAAAAATTTGAAGAAGCATTAACAAAGGAACACGTTGGTTACCAAAGAGAAAAAGAAACGTTTTATGTCGATGTTGATGCAGCTAACATTCAGACTTTTTTAGATTTTATTCAGCCGTTTAAAAACGAAATTCAAGACTTAGAAATCAAAAAAGGAACATTGAATGATGTGTTTTTGAAAATTACAGGTAAAGCTATAAGAGAGGAGACTTCAGAATGA
- a CDS encoding DUF2871 domain-containing protein encodes MKRLLNTSLFYAVFGLAAGLFYREFTNVYNFTGWTPLSVLHTHALMLGMFTFLILLLFEKVFHITQHKKFKPFYMIYNIGLLSTLLMLTVRGVTTVLGTDLTSGANAAISGVAGLAHILLTVAIIQLFILLYTIIGNENNLVKSSQKE; translated from the coding sequence ATGAAACGATTATTAAATACTAGTCTTTTTTATGCTGTTTTTGGTTTAGCAGCTGGTTTATTTTATAGAGAATTTACGAATGTCTATAATTTTACGGGGTGGACGCCGCTAAGCGTACTCCATACGCATGCTTTAATGTTAGGGATGTTTACATTTTTGATTTTGCTGCTGTTTGAAAAAGTATTCCACATTACACAACACAAAAAATTTAAGCCATTTTACATGATTTACAATATAGGATTATTATCGACTTTACTGATGCTGACGGTTAGAGGCGTTACGACGGTTTTAGGAACAGATTTAACCTCAGGAGCAAACGCTGCTATTTCTGGCGTAGCCGGCTTAGCACATATTCTCTTGACCGTAGCTATCATACAATTGTTTATTCTGCTGTATACCATCATTGGTAATGAAAACAATCTCGTTAAATCTAGTCAAAAAGAATAA
- the araA gene encoding L-arabinose isomerase — protein MLQTNAKEFWFVVGSQNLYGEETLNQVKEHAAQIVEGLNKSGVLSYPLVFKDLVTTSDEIKHVMKEVNYQDNVAGVITWMHTFSPAKMWIAGTKLLQKPLLHLATQFNEKIPWDTIDMDFMNLNQSAHGDREYGFINARLKKNNKIVVGYWGNKSVQKDISLWMDAAIGFIESQNIKVARFGDNMRHVAVTEGDKVEAAIQFGWTVDYYGIGDLVAEMDKVTNEEIQSTYEECQKLYEFEQGDNDPAYYEEHVKEQIKIEIALRRFLEAGGYTAFTTNFEDLHGMKQLPGMAVQRLNAEGYGFAGEGDWKTAALDRLMKIMAKNKQTGFMEDYTYDLTEGSEMILQSHMLEVDPTLASNKPKVIVHPLGIGDKEDPARLVFDGAAGSGVVVSMLDLGTHYRLLINAVEAEIPTQSAPNLPVARVLWKPKPNFKEGVTKWIQSGGGHHTVVSLVLTVEQIQDWAKLVNLETVVID, from the coding sequence ATGTTGCAAACAAACGCTAAAGAATTCTGGTTCGTTGTGGGAAGTCAAAACTTATACGGAGAAGAAACGTTAAACCAAGTCAAGGAACATGCCGCACAGATCGTGGAAGGCCTAAATAAAAGCGGGGTTTTATCTTATCCTTTGGTTTTTAAAGACTTAGTAACAACTTCTGATGAAATCAAACATGTGATGAAAGAAGTAAACTACCAAGATAATGTTGCTGGTGTAATTACATGGATGCATACGTTTTCTCCAGCAAAAATGTGGATTGCTGGAACAAAATTATTGCAAAAACCATTATTGCATTTAGCAACCCAATTTAATGAAAAAATTCCTTGGGATACAATCGACATGGATTTTATGAACTTAAACCAATCAGCTCATGGAGACCGTGAGTATGGCTTTATTAATGCTCGTTTGAAGAAAAACAACAAAATTGTTGTAGGGTATTGGGGAAATAAATCAGTTCAAAAAGATATTTCCTTGTGGATGGATGCAGCCATTGGATTTATCGAAAGTCAAAATATTAAAGTAGCTCGTTTTGGGGACAATATGCGCCATGTTGCAGTTACAGAAGGAGATAAAGTTGAAGCAGCTATTCAATTTGGCTGGACTGTGGATTACTATGGTATCGGTGATTTGGTAGCAGAAATGGATAAAGTAACAAATGAAGAAATTCAATCAACCTACGAGGAATGCCAAAAATTGTATGAATTTGAACAAGGAGATAATGATCCGGCCTATTACGAAGAACACGTAAAAGAACAAATCAAAATTGAAATAGCGCTACGAAGATTCCTTGAAGCTGGCGGTTACACTGCCTTTACAACGAATTTTGAAGATTTGCACGGTATGAAACAATTACCAGGAATGGCTGTTCAACGCTTAAATGCAGAAGGATATGGTTTTGCTGGAGAAGGCGATTGGAAAACCGCTGCACTAGATCGCTTAATGAAAATTATGGCTAAAAACAAACAGACCGGCTTTATGGAAGATTACACATATGATTTAACAGAAGGTAGTGAAATGATTCTACAATCTCATATGTTGGAAGTTGACCCTACATTGGCAAGCAATAAGCCAAAGGTAATTGTGCACCCGCTTGGTATCGGTGACAAAGAAGATCCTGCTCGTTTAGTATTTGATGGAGCGGCAGGAAGCGGCGTTGTAGTTTCTATGCTGGACTTGGGAACTCATTACCGTTTGTTGATCAATGCTGTAGAAGCTGAAATACCAACTCAATCAGCTCCTAATTTGCCAGTAGCGCGAGTATTGTGGAAACCAAAACCAAACTTTAAAGAGGGCGTAACAAAATGGATTCAATCAGGCGGTGGACACCATACAGTTGTTTCACTCGTGTTGACGGTAGAACAGATTCAAGACTGGGCGAAATTAGTCAACTTGGAAACTGTAGTAATTGACTAA